GACGGTCAKCAKCACTGTCACCGGCAGCAAGGATGGGCCTGTCATCACTTCGGCCGCGCAAGCCGGTACGGTGACTGAGACAGCGGATGTGCCCAGCGGCACCGACGCCGATCCTGACGATGCGACCGGCACCATCAGCTTTACCGATGTGGATTTGAGCGACAATCCGTCCGCCGGCCATGACGGCGGTACGGTGAGCGCCAGCACGCTGGCCAACGGTTACACGCTGACCGGCCCGCAGGAAGCAGCCCTCAAGGCAGCGTTCAGCCTCGATGATCCGGCATTGGGCAATTTCTCGCAGACCGACGGCACCGGTTCCACCGGCTGGACCTATGACGTGGCCAATGCCGATATCGACTTCCTCGGTGAAGGCGACAGTGTCGAGCTGACCTACGTCGTCACCATCAGTGACGGCAATGGCGGCAGCACCACGCAGAACGTGGTGGTCACCGTAAACGGCACCAATGATGAGCCTGTCATCACCTCGGCCGCGCAAGCCGGTACGGTGACTGAGACAGCGGATGTGCCCAGCGGCACCGACGCCGATCCTGACGATGCGACCGGCACCATCAGCTTTACCGATGTGGATTTGAGCGACAATCCGTCCGCCGGCCATGACGGCGGTACGGTGAGCGCCAGCACGCTGGCCAACGGTTACACGCTGACCGGCCCGCAGGAAGCAGCCCTCAAGGCAGCGTTCAGCCTCGATGATCCGGCATTGGGCAATTTCTCGCAGACCGACGGCACCGGCTCCACCGGCTGGACCTATGACGTGGCCAATGCCGATATCGACTTCCTCGGTGAAGGCGACAGTGTCGAGCTGACCTATGTCGTCACCATCAGTGACGGCAATGGCGGCAGCACCACGCAGAACGTGGTGGTGACGATCAATGGCACCAACGACCAACCGGTCATCTCTGCTGCCGAGGTAAATGCTACAGGATTGATCGAGGCGGGCTTCGGTGTGGCCGGTGTTGATGAAGTCTCCGGTGACGTGTCCGGCACCTGGAGTGATGTTGACCAGGTCGAAGCAGGGCTTCTGGCCGTCACACAAGGCTCGGCGGCCGCAGATGTACAATCGGACCTCACCTTCGACGGGGTTACCGGCGAGGCCGAAGTGACAGGCACTTACGGGTCGTTGTTCATCAAGGCAGACGGCACCTATCGCTATGTGCTCGACAATGCTGATGCAGATACACAGGCCCTGACGGATGGCCAGTCCGTCACCGACAGTTTCAACTACACCATCGCCAACGGACCCGATGCAGGAGATGCCGCGATATCCACCATCACCGTGGATATCACCGGCACCAATGACGCACCGGTCATCTCCGCTGCCGAGGTCAATGGAACAGGTCTGATTGAAGCAGGCTTCGGCGTGGCCGGAGTTGACGAGGTTGCCGGTGACGTGTCCGGCACCTGGAGCGATATTGACCAGGACGAAACGGCACTGCTTGCGGTGACTGAAGGATCTGCAGGCGGGGATGCGCAAACTGCCCTCACGTTCGACGGAGTGACCGGCGAGGCCGAAGTGACAGGTACTTACGGGTCATTGTTCATCAAGGCAGACGGCACCTATCGCTATGTGCTCGACAATGCTGACGCAGATACACAGGCCCTGACGGATGGCCAGTCCGTCACCGACAGTTTCAACTACACCATCGCCAACGGACCCGATGCAGGAGATGCCGCGATATCCACCATCACCGTGGATATCACCGGCACCAACGACCAACCGATCATCTCCGCTGCCGAGGTCAATGGAACAGGTCTGATTGAAGCAGGCTTCGGCGTGGCCGGAGTTGACGAGGTTGCCGGTGACGTGTCCGGCACCTGGAGCGATATTGATCAGGACGAAACGGCACTGCTTGCGGTGACTGAAGGATCTGCAGGCGTGGATGCACAAACTGCCCTCACGTTCGACGGAGTGACCGGCGAGGCCGAAGTGACAGGTACTTACGGGTCATTGTTCATCAAGGCAGACGGCACCTATCGCTATGTGCTCGACAATGCTGACGCAGACACACAGGCCCTGACCGACGGTCAGTCGGTTACAGACAGTTTCAACTACACCATCGCCAACGGAACCGATGCAGGAGATGCAGCGATATCCACCATCACCGTGGATATCACCGGCACCAATGACGCACCGGTCATCTCCGCTGCCGAAAATGCCTCCGGTATAGTCGAGGCAGGAACGGGTGTCGCGGGTGTCGCCGAAGTCTCCGGCGATGTATCAGGTACATGGAATGATGCAGATCAGGGTGAAGCGGCGTTGCTTGCCGTCACACAAGGCTCAGCGGGTGCAGACGCACAGTCTGGCCTCACATTCGACGGTGTGACCGGCGAGGCCGAAGTCACCGGCACCTACGGGTCCTTGTTCATCAAGGCAGACGGCACGTATCGCTATGTGCTGGATGACGCAGATGCCGATACCGAGGCACTGACTGACGGTCAGACTGTCACAGACAGCTTCAACTATACTATTGCAAACGGACCGGATGCGGGTGATTCGGTGGTATCCACCATTAACATCGGGATCACCGGATCCGATGACACAACGGGTCCTGTCGCCAGTGTTGTCACATACGATGACATCGACTTTCTGGACAACGGCATACTGGATACGTCCTATCTGCTGCTCGAAATTGATGGGGTATTTGAACCCGGCACGTCGGGAGCAAGTGATGTGTTTGAGCTTCCGTTCTTTGCCCTGGATGATGTCTCACCACCTGGAGAAGCCTACACCATTGAGAGTTTCACGCCGACTGAAGATGCGCTGGACCTGTCTATTCTTCTGGCGAACGCCGGCTATGTTTCCGGCAGCAGTTCAATCGAGGACTACGTCCAGTTTGTCGATGATGGAACCAATACGACGGTTCAGTTTGATGCGGACGGTGCCGGAACAGATGACGGTTATGTTGATCTGGCCGTGCTTGACGGTGTTACCGGTGCTGCCGACATCAAGATTATCGACACTTCCATGGTTTCCTAGACCTTAATAGCGATACGCAAAACCGACTGTTGGTCCCCACCGATTGTTTCCATCTCTCCTGCACACTGGCAAGTGACAGGAGACACGGCGAGATGAAGAACACACAGGAAAGAGTTGCGGTTGCCAAGTTGCACGCTATTGAATCAGCGGAGCAGTATCTCATCGCAAGGACCCGCGAAGAACTGAGGCATTCGGCCGGGAGTATGCCGGTCGAAAATTTTGCCGAGGCGCTCTACCGGCCTGTACTGGCTCTCGGGCTGACGGTCACATTCGTGTGGTTTCTCAACATTGGCGTTGTCAGCGATTTTCTGGCTGCAACAATCTAGATCGCGGTCAGTAAACTCAGCGCGCAAGGTTATCTGTTAGCTTTCTTTTTTGGGTGCCTGCGTTACCTGAACGCCGCGTAGGGAGGCGGGCAGGGGCTTGTCTCCAAAATCTATCACCGTGCGGTTGGAGAGCAGACCCTTGCTGTTGACTTCAATTTGTGCACGGCGATTGCCGTGGAAAAAGCTCAATCGAAATTCCCCATCGTGTTCATCTATACCTGCTTCGCATAACGTGGTGATGGAGCCTTGCCTGATGTGGTGTGGAACCTGATCTGCGGGAATGTTGAGCAAGTCCCCGACCAGAACGGCATTGACGACGGGACCGTCGTCGTCAAACTCGACAAGGTGATGGTTGATTTTGCGACTGCCGGATTTGTCCATGAGTCCTTACTTGAACGCTCTGCTATAACATGTATTTGGAATGCATCTTAATAAGGTGCCAGGGGCTCTTCAATGGCCAAAACAACGCAACCTGATTTCCCCAGATGTGTCGAGGTCTCAATGCACGCTCGTCCTCGCTGCAAATGGTTTGGCACACGACAGCTGTTCAAACATCAATCCCGGCGATATCATCACCAGACGATCCGGAACAGACTGGCTATGGAGCGGCTATACTATGCGGATACATAACTTTCGATGCCTCTTCGTCTTTATCTCGCTACTGGCAATGTCAGGCATCGCGCAGGCGCAAGACTACGACGCGGGTATTGCCGCTCTGCAGGCGGGTGAATTTTCCAAGGCTCGCAAGGAGTTGCGCCCACTGGCTGAGACCGGACACGGCGAGGCTCAGTATCAAATGGGTACGATGTTTGAATATGCCCGCGGTTATGCACAAAACGATGCAATGGCAGCGAGCTGGTATCTCAAGGCGGCGGCGAAAAATGTTGCCGCCGCGCAATACCGGCTGGGCGTCCTGCACGAAAACGGTTGGGGTGTTGCGCAAAACCACACCCGGGCGGCGTATTGGTATAAAAAGGCAGCCATGCAGGAACACGGATTTGCTCAGCATGATCTGGCGTTCTTGTACTATCAAGGCAAAGGGCTGCCGCGCGATCATGTACAGGCCTATATGTGGCTGAAAATTGCAGACCTGCAGGGCAACAGGTTGATGACGAAGCATTTGAGCCTGGTGGCACGCGGCATGACCACCGCCCAGATCAACAAGGCGCAGCGTCTTGCCTATCAATGGCTCAGGGGCCGCCGTTTGTAGCGAATTTCCACGCCCGCAATCCGTCACACTAAATTCGCTGATTGTCCGGTAACCTGTGCGTGTTATGTATCATGACAGCAGATTCTTTCGGGACGCGAAATCGCCATGCCGGAACTGGTGGACGAATTGGGAATTCACGACGACGATGGCGCCTTGCGCGCCGAGTACGTTCGTGCGGTTGCCGACACACTCCAACAGGATGATGCCCGCCAGCTTCGCAAGCTCATCAAGGAACTGCATGTCGCCGACATAGCTGACCTGATCGAGTTCCTGCCGTCCGAGGACCGGATACGGTTTATCGAATTGCAGGGCAGGACTTTCGATTTTGAAGTGCTGCCGGAACTGGATGAGTCCGTTCGTGACGGGCTCATGGATGCATTGCCCAACCAGTTCATTTCATCCGCGGTGCGGAAGCTGGACACCGATGATGCGCTTTACCTCATCGAAGACATGGATGAGGAGGACCAGCAGGAAATCCTCGCCAAGGTGTCCCGCGAGGACCGCACTGCGTTGACCCGGGGACTTGAGTATCCGGAATACTCGGCCGGCCGTCTCATGCAGACCAGTTTCGTGGCTGTACCGTCATTCTGGTCGGTGGGGCAGACCATCGACTACATGCGCAATGAAGAAGATTTGCCGGAAGATTTTATCGAGATCTATATTGTTGATCCCGCATATCACACGGTTGGTTTCGTCCCGGTCAGCCTGGTATTGCGCCATCCCCGGCCGCAGCAGATCTCGGAGATCATGCGCGAACATGACGTCGTTTTCACGGTGACGGATGAGCAGGACGATGTCGCATACAAGTTTGAACAATACCATCTGGGCTCAGCAGCCGTGGTGGATGAGAACCAGCGTCTCGTCGGGTCGATCACCATTGACGATATCGTGGATGTTATCCAGGAAGAGGCCAGTGAGGACATCTTGCGGCTCGGCGGCGTGGGCGATGAGGAAATCACAGACACAATCTGGTCGACAACCCAGTCACGCTTTGGCTGGCTGGTCCTCAATCTGGCAACTGCCGTTCTGGCATCGTGGGTCATCTCGCTGTTTGATGCGTCGATTGAGCAAATGGTTGCACTGGCAATCTTGATGCCCATTGTGGCGTCCATGGGCGGTAATGCGGGTACCCAGACCATGACCGTTGCGGTGCGCGCCATTGCACAAAGAAATCTTGGTCCGGTGAATGCGGTGCGCGTCGTCGTGCGTGAAAGCACGGTCGGTGTGCTCAACGGCGTGGCTTTTG
This genomic stretch from Anderseniella sp. Alg231-50 harbors:
- a CDS encoding tetratricopeptide repeat protein; amino-acid sequence: MHLNKVPGALQWPKQRNLISPDVSRSQCTLVLAANGLAHDSCSNINPGDIITRRSGTDWLWSGYTMRIHNFRCLFVFISLLAMSGIAQAQDYDAGIAALQAGEFSKARKELRPLAETGHGEAQYQMGTMFEYARGYAQNDAMAASWYLKAAAKNVAAAQYRLGVLHENGWGVAQNHTRAAYWYKKAAMQEHGFAQHDLAFLYYQGKGLPRDHVQAYMWLKIADLQGNRLMTKHLSLVARGMTTAQINKAQRLAYQWLRGRRL
- a CDS encoding beta strand repeat-containing protein; amino-acid sequence: TVXXTVTGSKDGPVITSAAQAGTVTETADVPSGTDADPDDATGTISFTDVDLSDNPSAGHDGGTVSASTLANGYTLTGPQEAALKAAFSLDDPALGNFSQTDGTGSTGWTYDVANADIDFLGEGDSVELTYVVTISDGNGGSTTQNVVVTVNGTNDEPVITSAAQAGTVTETADVPSGTDADPDDATGTISFTDVDLSDNPSAGHDGGTVSASTLANGYTLTGPQEAALKAAFSLDDPALGNFSQTDGTGSTGWTYDVANADIDFLGEGDSVELTYVVTISDGNGGSTTQNVVVTINGTNDQPVISAAEVNATGLIEAGFGVAGVDEVSGDVSGTWSDVDQVEAGLLAVTQGSAAADVQSDLTFDGVTGEAEVTGTYGSLFIKADGTYRYVLDNADADTQALTDGQSVTDSFNYTIANGPDAGDAAISTITVDITGTNDAPVISAAEVNGTGLIEAGFGVAGVDEVAGDVSGTWSDIDQDETALLAVTEGSAGGDAQTALTFDGVTGEAEVTGTYGSLFIKADGTYRYVLDNADADTQALTDGQSVTDSFNYTIANGPDAGDAAISTITVDITGTNDQPIISAAEVNGTGLIEAGFGVAGVDEVAGDVSGTWSDIDQDETALLAVTEGSAGVDAQTALTFDGVTGEAEVTGTYGSLFIKADGTYRYVLDNADADTQALTDGQSVTDSFNYTIANGTDAGDAAISTITVDITGTNDAPVISAAENASGIVEAGTGVAGVAEVSGDVSGTWNDADQGEAALLAVTQGSAGADAQSGLTFDGVTGEAEVTGTYGSLFIKADGTYRYVLDDADADTEALTDGQTVTDSFNYTIANGPDAGDSVVSTINIGITGSDDTTGPVASVVTYDDIDFLDNGILDTSYLLLEIDGVFEPGTSGASDVFELPFFALDDVSPPGEAYTIESFTPTEDALDLSILLANAGYVSGSSSIEDYVQFVDDGTNTTVQFDADGAGTDDGYVDLAVLDGVTGAADIKIIDTSMVS
- the mgtE gene encoding magnesium transporter produces the protein MPELVDELGIHDDDGALRAEYVRAVADTLQQDDARQLRKLIKELHVADIADLIEFLPSEDRIRFIELQGRTFDFEVLPELDESVRDGLMDALPNQFISSAVRKLDTDDALYLIEDMDEEDQQEILAKVSREDRTALTRGLEYPEYSAGRLMQTSFVAVPSFWSVGQTIDYMRNEEDLPEDFIEIYIVDPAYHTVGFVPVSLVLRHPRPQQISEIMREHDVVFTVTDEQDDVAYKFEQYHLGSAAVVDENQRLVGSITIDDIVDVIQEEASEDILRLGGVGDEEITDTIWSTTQSRFGWLVLNLATAVLASWVISLFDASIEQMVALAILMPIVASMGGNAGTQTMTVAVRAIAQRNLGPVNAVRVVVRESTVGVLNGVAFAIIMGLFAWWWFGSDQLGLVIGAAMIINMFAAALAGILIPLALERFEIDPAVASGVFVTTVTDVVGFFAFLGLAAWWLL
- a CDS encoding DUF6522 family protein, producing the protein MDKSGSRKINHHLVEFDDDGPVVNAVLVGDLLNIPADQVPHHIRQGSITTLCEAGIDEHDGEFRLSFFHGNRRAQIEVNSKGLLSNRTVIDFGDKPLPASLRGVQVTQAPKKES